The DNA window TGGATGTCAATACACTGATAATGCTAACAATTTGTTGAGTTCGTGGAATAATCAATGGACCACAATTCCATCAAATCAGGTGTTTTTGGGGCTACCGGCGGCTCCTGAGGCAGGCCGTGGATTTATCCCGGCAGATGTTCTGATATCTCAGATTCTTCCATCTATCAAGAATTCTCCTAAATATGGAGGAGTCATGCTCTGGAATAAGTTTTTTGATAACGGGTACAGTTCATCTATAAAGGGCAGcgtttaataatataattatgttttaattagTGTATACCtatctaattagtattataattatatagagtaaaataaaagaaattttcTAGATGGGAAATTAGCATTGACAATTTCTATTTCTCTTTCATCCATGTGAAAAGGATGACTCTACTGTATTGCGTTTATTTATACagattcattataattaatgtATTGACTATTTATGCATAATAATGTTCTATTAGTGATTGCATAAACTtcattatcaatttttttgacaaaataaatctaatatCAAGTAGTTATGAGtgtaaaaatttagaaaaaatatgataatttttagtAACCTGACGTAGAATAagatatttaaataattgaatCGGTTGTTTGTtcgaattttataaaataaaattaaaattatataacagttttaaagtaataaaagttaaattttgaattttataatagaagattaataaatatttgtgtAGAAAAAACAGATTTGTAAAGAAACGATAGACaagtattaaaaaaagataggcaataaaataaaattgtaaaagccGTAAATagtatcattttttttgttgaaaagtCTTGATATATCCTCAATTCGGATTCAATATATTTTTCGCCGAtgtaatcaatcaaaaaaaaaagaaaaatgaaaatagattttGCTATTTACTAAAGGGCttaatcatcaaaaaaaaactccaccttttaagccccttttcagttgcaccctgacgttgcaattttgtcagctgcacccTAAATCGCACCTTtaggtttcaattccaccctcaaaatcaaattggactttttttcaatcggaaaaaattcataaaaatccttataaagtactcgtttgaactctttttcacacaaaaagttaaaaatggatgacttattttaacttttttcaaatggagaagaagagatcaatttaatatttgagggtggaattgaaaactaaaGGTACAAATTAGTGtgaaattgacaaaattacaacgtcagggtgcatttgaaaaggggacaaaaggtggattttttttattaagccTTTATTAAACTATTTACAATGGCTCCATTCTTGACCTTGCACTGAAAACACTCTTGTGAGTTGTGACAAGGCGTCCATAATCATGCCCatcataattattaaaaatgttaggAGATATTGAAGCTTAACTTTGAACTCATATTGGGCAAATCTAGCTAATTAAATACTCTAAATTTGCCTGTTTGTACATATCCAGAAGCATCTTATTGCTAATTGACTCGCTATTTTTTTTCAAGAAGTTGACATTATGCTTTTCATGTGTACGTGGGTGCGTTATCTCTTGAAAATTAGATTTAAGAGTATTTCCAAGAGAAATGTTTTTGAGATTTTTTAAAAGCCTAAAAGAATGGAtaaattgcaacaaaaaaaaagaaaggcttaatttcttaaaaaacccccaccttgcatttttttttcgtttataccctgaccttgtaaaaacaccatttgtacccaattttgagtttttatgtttcatctctacccaaaagcattaaattgtactcttttcatttgaaaaaaagtttaaaacaatccttcatttttaacttatatacgaattagatattaatgttattaatagtacaaaaataccatcttttcaaaaaattaaaaataataataattttttttaatttttttaaaaaatatttcgaattttttttaattttttcaacttttttaaaaatatttccgacaaaaaaaaattaaaaataataataattttttttaattttttattattttatcaaattaaaaaaattaattaattatttggatgtatttgattattttttaagtttaaggatttatttatatattttaaaatagaaaaaagtatgttttaaactcttttccaaatggaAAAGGtataatttaatgcttttgggtagagatgaaacataaaaacccaaaattgggtacaaatggtgtttttacaaggtcagggtagaaacgaagaaaaagtgcaaggtggagtttttttaaggaattaagccaaaaagaaattatgaactttaacatattttataattttaatttgattttttaaaccaTTAACTATTACTGTTTACAATTCAAAATACTGGAAAAAagttttgttaaaaaatattgaCATAGACACCGGCACAATGTATGTTTTGAGCATTTTTTTTATGGTAttctgaattataaaaaaaaaaaatttaagttgttaaaattaaaaatttatattagaattataaaatggactaaaatttatgatttattttttctattgatCCTAAAAAATTGCATTAGGACCAAGTCGAAGGTCGTATCTTgcctttatttattaatttcggTGGTGCTGGTGTTATTTTTCCACTAAAGCTGCTGGCCTGCTACCTATATATAAGGGACCATCTATTGGCATATTTAGTTACATTGCCATTTATGTTCATTTACCTGTAATGACAACGATGGCCGGAAAATCCCCAGTTACCATTGTCTTCTCTTTTCTATTACTCTTGTCTATTTCACCTTCGCTCGCCCGTTGTGGCGGAATTTCCATTTACTGGGGCCAAAACGGCAACGAAGGAACACTAGAATCGACCTGTGCTACAGGGAGATACTCTTACGTGAACATAGCCTTCCTCAACAAATTTGGTGGCGGTCAAACCCCGGAAATCAACCTTGCTGGCCATTGTAATCCAGCTACCAATGGTTGCACCATTATCAGCAGCGGCATCACGAGTTGCCAGAAGAAAGGAATCAAGGTGTTGCTTTCTCTCGGAGGAGGAATCGGAAATTATTCCCTTGCTTCTCAAGCTGATGCACGAATCGTAGCAGATTATCTGTGGAACAATTTCTTAGGTGGGAAATCTCCTTCTCGTCCGCTTGGTAATGCTGTATTGGACGGTATTGATTTTGATATCGAGCAGGGTTCAACACAGCATTGGGAAGATCTTGCAAGTTACTTATCCGCATATAGCAAGAGAGGCAAGAAGGTGTATTTAGGTGCAGCACCTCAATGTCCGTTCCCTGACCGGAACTTAGGAACCGCCCTTAATACCGGCCTGTTCGACTACATATGGGTTCAGTTCTATAACAACCCACCCTGCCAGCATAGTTCAGGTAATACCACCAACATTATTAATTCCTGGAATCGATGGACCAACTCCATCAGCACAGGGAAATTATTTTTGGGTTTACCAGCAGCTCCACAGGCAGCCGGAAGCGGGTATATTCCACCTGATGTCTTGACTTCTCAAATTCTTCCGGTAATAAAACGGTCACCTAAGTATGGAGGTGTCATGCTTTGGTCAAAGTTCTGGGATGATCAGAATGGATACAGTCCCTCTATCATCAAAAGTGTATAACAAGGAAGtagaatttttttgattgatcTAAATTGCAGGGTGTGAGTCAATGTGATCAATCCTTACGTTAATTGATATGCTTAATAAAGTGTAGTTATTGACTTTTCTTGTATTCAACTCTATTTGCATTATGAGATTTATTTAAAAGCCAATGAAGAGCCGGCCATCAATTATGGAGCCTCGTTTTGGTCTGCTTTACTTCAATTATAGagaattgaataaataaaaaatatacttatatcCACCATAGAACATGATCCGTGAACAAAGCCAATAATAAAGATCActaaataatatcaataacttAATTTAACTAATTGGTATTTTCATATATTCAGTGATGCGTTATAATATCATTGGCTCTCTTCCTATCGCAGCAATACCTTGTTTTttcgtaaaataaaaatttcattcaACTGCAACTTGTTTCGTCATACATGCTAGAATAAATAAGAAACGTAAAAGCGAAATAAGCCATTGAAGAAAAAATTCAGTTAAAACCTAGGAAGGAAAGAGCTAATGTAATGGCtaacaaaaagaaaacaagTACCTATAGCACAGGTAAAAAGAACTTCATCCTCAAGCCATAACAAGTTGATCTATCTTCAAGCCGACACTTTCCGGACCTGAATGTTGTGAGTAGATTGAAATCGCCAGATTGGTTGTCTGCCACTCTGGACAAGTGCAACTTCCTCTCCTTCCTTTATCATCCCCTGGTTCTGTAAATGAAAACCACATTCATTTCATTAACAGAATGTCCCAAAAGCATTTGTGAAAATAGTCGGTTCGCATTTTTAAACGCGTTTTGTTACATGGGAATGCAATTGTAGCAGTAAACTTTAGTTAATATTATCATGGAGCTGCAGTATTAGTCGGCTAAAGAGTATTTCCTTATATCAATTCTCATGTTATGTAAATTGAAAAGCAAATTAAAAACTGTCAGGCCTCTATACCCCAATAATGACAAATAGGATATCTAGTACCCCAGGCTCGTTATATGCAGTTATGAGTTGCTAAGATGATAAACACCGTAATTGCTGGTTAATTGAAAAGAATAGACGGGATTGTTAAATAAGAAGTTACCTTGAGCACTGATAAGGCATTGCCGAAGGTTTCTTCAGCATCATCTGAAAACTGCATGTATATGGGACATACTCCTTGGTACAAAGCCAGTCTCTGTTGTATTCTCTTTCTGCATGCCCGTCAAAAGTCATGTACGTGGTTAAATTTGGAACTAAAATACCTCTTTTATAGAAACCTTGCTGTTATATAGAAGACATTATCCTTTTATTTTAGAGCATATGGCTAATATGCTTGAATATGGTTCACCTAATGTTCCTAATAGATTATTCAAACCTCAGTAAGCATTCAAGAGAGCAGATAATATAAGAGGTAAAAAGATGAGCAAACTAACTCTGACTACTCAAATGCCACCATATAGAGATAAATTAGTAGAGGAGTCTAGTCAGACAGCCATTTTTAATCTAAGTGTGAATGTCAGTACTTCCGCAAGCAAAAGCCAGAGTAACTAAACAGTAATTACCAATCAGCAAGAGAAACTCACTCATTCGTGAAGGCAAAAATGGTGCCAGAAGGTCGATAATGGCTAAGTAATATAGCCATGAATCCAGTTCTGGTGAAGACAACAATTGAGGTTCCAAGTGTGTTCGACATCATGGTTGCGTGATATGCAAACATCTCACTCATGTGGTTCTGCAGATAACAAGAAGTTCCTAGTCAGTATTCAGGCGCCAATGAAATCAAAGAAATGACAGAAAGACGAGATAAGAGAGTTGGCTCCAGCTACCTTGAAGGCTTGACCAAGATTTGGTGGAATTGTACCACCAGCTATGCTTGCTTCAGTTCGTAATGCAACTGTATGCATAACTTTGGCAGCTTTCAATGGGAACCTACAAGGACAAGATATCATTGAAATTTGCTACAGCATGAAAAATAGTGGCCACACTGCCAAAACCCACTTACTTTCCGTGAGCAGTTTCTCCAGAAAGCATGACTGCATCAGAACCCTCACGAACAGCAATGGCAATGTCAGAAACCTCAGCTCGGGTTGGAGTTGGATGAACAATCATGCTTTCCAGCATATTTGTTGCCACAATAACAGCTTTGCCCATGCTCCGGCAAAGTCTGATAATCTCTTCCTACAATGAGAAGTAAAGAACCACTCAACTTCATGTATATACAAGTACACAACCCCAACAATAGTGCTATAAAGTCACCCCTTGCTAAGATACAAAAATTACCTGCAGAAGTGGGACCTCCTCAATTGGAAGCTCTGCACCAAGGTCTCCTCTTGCAACCATTGCCTACATAATAATAACAAGTTACTCAGTATATATGTAAGATAAGAGTTATCGGCCAAAAAAATTATTCGTGCACCCAAAAAATTTGTCAGAGCAACAAGTAGATTCACCAAAGCATGCAGAGTTTATATATATTAGATTCTTCTGAACTCAAACATCAGAACTGGTAAATTCTTGCAGCCACTCTCAAGCGTAcacacaaaacaaaaataaaaacatttaagaCACTAAAAGTAAGGAATAAAATAACAGAAAGGTTGACAGTCACCAGCGACGCCAAATAATCCTCAACAAGCATGTGTTTGAAATTCATATATAGGCATACATGACACATAAACACTAATctcaatatttaaaataacactTTAGCTTGACAAAACATTATTGTTGAAGTGGGAAATTCACATtgattgtgtgtgtgaatggacatgtgtttatatattggttgggcacctctAACTTAACACCGGTTGGTTTTAAGATAGAATCTAACTTGGTATCAAAGCCTTGTCTGTTCACACAATTTGAGTGTGGTCCGGCCCACGCGAAGCGTGAGGAGGATTTGTTGCTCGGCCTAGtcacgctacgcgtgagggggagtgttgaagtgggaaatcccacatttattgtgtgtgaatggacgtgtttatatattggttgagcacctccacttaacaccaattggtttttaagatggaatctaacaattATTAAAGACAGTTGAGACCTAT is part of the Mercurialis annua linkage group LG3, ddMerAnnu1.2, whole genome shotgun sequence genome and encodes:
- the LOC126673211 gene encoding hevamine-A-like — translated: MTTMAGKSPVTIVFSFLLLLSISPSLARCGGISIYWGQNGNEGTLESTCATGRYSYVNIAFLNKFGGGQTPEINLAGHCNPATNGCTIISSGITSCQKKGIKVLLSLGGGIGNYSLASQADARIVADYLWNNFLGGKSPSRPLGNAVLDGIDFDIEQGSTQHWEDLASYLSAYSKRGKKVYLGAAPQCPFPDRNLGTALNTGLFDYIWVQFYNNPPCQHSSGNTTNIINSWNRWTNSISTGKLFLGLPAAPQAAGSGYIPPDVLTSQILPVIKRSPKYGGVMLWSKFWDDQNGYSPSIIKSV